The following are from one region of the Magallana gigas chromosome 6, xbMagGiga1.1, whole genome shotgun sequence genome:
- the LOC105336711 gene encoding tyrosine-protein phosphatase non-receptor type 9 isoform X2 has translation MAECSAIVPFKDCSGQSLLTGLDLSGLRDVIVWCVSIEQQEEETRHREDLTVIQASDELLKRELYTEKFTILSGRDKNGAAIALFTARIHQPSLTSHQLVLKALVYQLDAALESTETQRNGLVFIYDMTESKYSNFDYELSKKILNMLKGGYPARLKKVLIVTAPLWFKAPFKILRLFVKEKLRDRVYTINLSQLTQHIPQDALPEQLGGKFITNHKAWLQLCSRVALKEDPDMNTYFVSCKRPSTGDEQGSSCRSMSSDLSENMLHSDIDSEESKETVNEKQNNEDLEKEDSSDEKEVIVEKDDSLNLVPSKRRIDSVGNKDSVKRAAQETNSENNIDVDSVDAPRKKRPTSSTSSMSNNAVEDSLHMPEEDGMDLDQLVEYTRSMRRRGLMEEYASIKMEPPAGTFTVSKAKHNLPKNRYSDVLCLDHSRVKLSTQSNDPSSDYINANYVDGYMQKNAYISTQGPLPRTFGDFWRMVWEEQVMVIVMTTKAVERGRAKCGQYWPPEEDGEEQHENFLVINTRMEVYQDYSITWLFLLNTKSNESRQIYHLQFTSWPDYGTPSSAAAFLEFLFKVRACQEEAVSSLGSEWQGHALGPPIVVHCSAGIGRTGTFITTDISLRRLEHIQTVNIRETVRRIRSQRAFSIQMPDQYVFCHFAIIEHGMQEGVVGDVDWTGFDDSDSDMSD, from the exons ATGGCAGAGTGTTCTGCGATTGTTCCCTTTAAGGATTGTTCTGGACAGTCGCTGTTGACGGGTCTGGATTTATCAGGTCTTAGGGACGTCATTGTGTGGTGTGTCAGCATTGAACAACAAGAGGAG GAGACGAGGCACCGGGAAGATTTGACTGTGATCCAGGCCTCTGATGAATTACTAAAAAGGGAACTTTATACAGAAAAGTTTACAATCTTG AGTGGTAGAGATAAGAACGGTGCCGCCATTGCCTTGTTCACAGCTAGAATACATCAGCCCAGTCTGACATCCCATCAACTGGTACTAAAGGCCCTGGTGTATCAGCTAGATGCAGCATTAGAGAG CACTGAAACTCAAAGAAATGGCTTGGTATTTATATACGACATGACAGAGTCCAAATATTCCAATTTTGACTATGAACTGAGTAAAAAAATCCTTAACATGTTAAAG GGTGGCTACCCAGCTCGACTAAAGAAAGTCCTCATAGTGACGGCTCCACTATGGTTCAAAGCACCTTTTAAGATTCTGCGCCtctttgtaaaagaaaaacttAGAGACAgg GTGTATACAATAAACTTGTCCCAGCTTACACAACATATACCTCAAGATGCACTTCCAGAACAGTTAGGCGGCAAATTCATAACCAACCACAAGGCATGGCTGCAGCTGTGTTCCCGTGTGGCCCTCAAAGAAGACCCCGATATGAACACTTACTTTGTGTCTTGTAAGCGGCCTAGCACAGGGGATGAGCAGGGATCCTCTTGTCGCAGCATGTCAAGTGATCTGTCAGAAAACATGCTACATAGTGACATTGATTCTGAGGAATCCAAGGAAACGGTCAATGAAAAGCAAAACAATGAAGATCTAGAAAAGGAGGACTCTAGTGATGAAAAGGAGGTGATTGTTGAAAAAGATGACTCCTTAAATTTGGTTCCTTCAAAGCGAAGAATAGATTCTGTGGGTAATAAAGACTCTGTAAAAAGAGCGGCACAGGAGACAAACAGTGAGAACAATATTGATGTAGACTCAGTCGACGCCCCTCGAAAAAAGCGACCCACCTCCTCCACCTCCTCGATGTCAAATAATGCGGTAGAGGACAGTTTACACATGCCAGAGGAGGATGGCATGGACCTAGACCAGCTGGTAGAATACACACGCAGCATGAGGAGGCGAGGCCTCATGGAGGAATACGCTAGTATTAAGATGGAACCCCCTGCTGGAACTTTCACTGTATCTAA ggCAAAGCACAATCTTCCCAAAAACCGCTACTCTGATGTTTTGTGTTTAGACCACTCTAGAGTCAAACTAAGTACACAGAGTAACGACCCCAGTTCAGATTACATCAATGCTAACTACGTGGATGGCTACATGCAAAAAAATGCATACATATCAACGCAAg GCCCATTACCAAGGACATTTGGAGATTTCTGGAGAATGGTTTGGGAGGAACAAGTTATGGTCATTGTTATGACCACAAA GGCAGTGGAGAGGGGTCGTGCTAAGTGTGGCCAGTACTGGCCTCCAGAGGAGGATGGGGAAGAACAGCATGAAAACTTCCTGGTCATCAACACACGTATGGAGGTGTATCAGGACTACAGCATTACCTGGCTTTTCCTACTGAATACCAAG AGCAATGAGTCTCGACAGATTTACCACCTACAGTTTACTTCCTGGCCAGATTATGGGACGCCCAGTTCTGCCGCAGCCTTTCTAGAATTCTTGTTCAAAGTCCGAGCTTGCCAGGAAGAGGCTGTCAGTTCCCTGGGGTCAGAGTGGCAAGGCCACGCCCTGGGTCCCCCCATAGTTGTGCACTGCAGCGCTGGAATTGGGAGGACAG GGACATTTATAACTACTGACATCAGTCTTCGAAGATTGGAACACATACAGACTGTTAACATTAGAGAAACAGTGCGTCGCATCCGATCACAACGAGCCTTTAGTATACAAATGCCCGATCAGTATGTGTTCTGTCACTTTGCCATCATTGAGCACGGCATGCAGGAAGGGGTGGTTGGCGATGTGGACTGGACTGGGTTTGATGACAGTGATAGTGATATGAGTGATTGA
- the LOC105327894 gene encoding uncharacterized protein isoform X1 encodes MCIISVMQTSLFLFVVFFSTNKIVYGLMCLRCSDVTEPRLCNKIERCQDGEVCAVQQYRADNGDIGYWTGCYPKQECAAVDNRTVVSTKRSQYIDGVVQCRDCCTSDICNAYGCGSPKYPATRGPICFDCENVSDPRDCHTVTPCNLNQKCFIHEKSVFGKRYFTSKCESIMGCLPHFTGPVVGRRRDLSGLCIHCCDGDLCNADCSTASNATVNNVNKPATSMPDHVAFHAVAYSPTNNAVVIFDHVITNVGGGYDNTTGVFTVPTPGLYVFSWTIETYGQRTEAVLLVNGVQQALSRADQASSYYDTTTSFAVQNLTLNDKVKVKVILGRSEPRHTIFSGWKINNTDDTAFSASLSREVTGSTIIFNNETLDTDSAYSTSTGRFVAPRSGLYVFMMSAVIYGNHEYTCDFSFSNGNDQPEIWVDSASGLYDSASYMTFGWLNSGDYVYTHASRMTTSSVFAGWQLVDDANVSKVRYPAFLAHLSGDTTRSPIVFNRVHSGYHHGYSTSTGKFTADRDGVYVFLHNIEAAGSVVNTALAVNGNVKVETRSDGRHSGYDDTSAVTVLELASGDQVYVNIQSGGADDGQTLFFGILLFEL; translated from the exons ATGTGTATAATTTCTGTAATGCAAACATCTTTAT ttttatttgttgttttcttttctacCAACAAAATCGTTTACG GTTTAATGTGCCTGAGATGTTCCGATGTTACTGAGCCCAGACTTTGCAACAAAATTGAACGCTGTCAGGATGGGGAG GTATGTGCAGTGCAGCAGTACCGGGCAGACAATGGAGACATAGGCTACTGGACAGGATGCTATCCTAAACAG GAATGCGCTGCTGTGGACAATAGAACAGTGGTCAGTACCAAGAGAAGTCAGTACATAGACGGCGTAGTTCAGTGCAGAGACTGTTGTACTTCAGATATCTGTAACGCTTATGGCTGTGGCTCTCCAA AATACCCAGCCACCCGGGGACCTATTTGTTTTGACTGTGAGAATGTGTCGGATCCAAGGGATTGCCATACAGTAACTCCCTGTAACCTCAACCAA AAATGTTTTATACACGAAAAATCCGTCTTTGGTAAAAGGTATTTCACATCCAAATGCGAATCCATAATG GGTTGTCTCCCCCATTTCACGGGTCCTGTGGTCGGTAGGAGGCGTGACCTGTCGGGGCTGTGTATTCACTGCTGTGACGGGGATCTGTGTAACGCTGATTGTTCTACAGCATCCAACGCCACCGTCAACAACGTCAACAAACCAGCTACTAGTATGCCAGATCACGTTGCCTTCCACGCTGTCGCCTACAGTCCTACAAATAACGCTGTGGTTATTTTTGACCACGTGATTACAAACGTCGGCGGGGGATACGACAACACCACAGGGGTGTTCACTGTACCCACCCCCGGACTGTATGTATTTTCCTGGACCATAGAGACGTACGGCCAAAGAACGGAAGCTGTGCTTCTTGTGAATGGTGTACAACAAGCATTGTCAAGGGCCGACCAAGCGTCCTCATATTACGACACTACCACCTCCTTTGCAGTCCAAAACCTGACACTGAACGACAAAGTAAAAGTCAAGGTCATTCTTGGACGCTCAGAACCAAGGCATACAATCTTTTCCGGCTGGAAGATCAATAACACCg ATGATACGGCGTTTTCTGCGTCCCTGTCACGAGAAGTTACGGGCAGTACCATAATCTTTAACAACGAAACCTTAGACACAGACAGCGCATACTCCACCTCCACTGGAAGATTCGTGGCGCCTCGTTCTGGTCTTTACGTTTTCATGATGTCGGCTGTTATATATGGAAATCATGAATATACCTGCGATTTCTCCTTTAGCAATGGTAACGATCAACCAGAGATATGGGTGGACTCAGCTAGTGGACTATATGACAGCGCCAGCTACATGACTTTCGGCTGGTTGAATAGCGGCGATTACGTGTATACACATGCAAGCAGAATGACAACCTCCTCTGTGTTTGCTGGATGGCAGCTGGTGGATGATGCAAATG TTTCCAAAGTAAGATATCCAGCGTTTCTTGCACATCTTAGTGGAGACACCACCCGTTCCCCCATCGTCTTTAATCGTGTTCACTCGGGTTATCACCACGGCTACTCGACGAGCACTGGGAAGTTCACTGCGGATCGTGACGGCGTGTACGTATTTCTACACAATATAGAAGCGGCGGGGTCTGTTGTGAACACCGCTCTAGCAGTGAACGGAAACGTTAAAGTGGAGACAAGGTCTGACGGCCGCCATTCGGGCTATGACGACACGTCTGCTGTCACCGTCCTGGAGCTGGCTTCTGGGGATCAAGTCTACGTTAATATACAAAGCGGGGGAGCAGATGATGGGCAGACTCTTTTCTTTGGCATTCTGCTATTTGAACTCTGA
- the LOC105327894 gene encoding uncharacterized protein isoform X2, with protein sequence MCIISVMQTSLFLFVVFFSTNKIVYGLMCLRCSDVTEPRLCNKIERCQDGEVCAVQQYRADNGDIGYWTGCYPKQECAAVDNRTVVSTKRSQYIDGVVQCRDCCTSDICNAYGCGSPKYPATRGPICFDCENVSDPRDCHTVTPCNLNQKCFIHEKSVFGKRYFTSKCESIMGCLPHFTGPVVGRRRDLSGLCIHCCDGDLCNADCSTASNATVNNVNKPATSMPDHVAFHAVAYSPTNNAVVIFDHVITNVGGGYDNTTGVFTVPTPGLYVFSWTIETYGQRTEAVLLVNGVQQALSRADQASSYYDTTTSFAVQNLTLNDKVKVKVILGRSEPRHTIFSGWKINNTDDTAFSASLSREVTGSTIIFNNETLDTDSAYSTSTGRFVAPRSGLYVFMMSAVIYGNHEYTCDFSFSNGNDQPEIWVDSASGLYDSASYMTFGWLNSGDYVYTHASRMTTSSVFAGWQLVDDANGL encoded by the exons ATGTGTATAATTTCTGTAATGCAAACATCTTTAT ttttatttgttgttttcttttctacCAACAAAATCGTTTACG GTTTAATGTGCCTGAGATGTTCCGATGTTACTGAGCCCAGACTTTGCAACAAAATTGAACGCTGTCAGGATGGGGAG GTATGTGCAGTGCAGCAGTACCGGGCAGACAATGGAGACATAGGCTACTGGACAGGATGCTATCCTAAACAG GAATGCGCTGCTGTGGACAATAGAACAGTGGTCAGTACCAAGAGAAGTCAGTACATAGACGGCGTAGTTCAGTGCAGAGACTGTTGTACTTCAGATATCTGTAACGCTTATGGCTGTGGCTCTCCAA AATACCCAGCCACCCGGGGACCTATTTGTTTTGACTGTGAGAATGTGTCGGATCCAAGGGATTGCCATACAGTAACTCCCTGTAACCTCAACCAA AAATGTTTTATACACGAAAAATCCGTCTTTGGTAAAAGGTATTTCACATCCAAATGCGAATCCATAATG GGTTGTCTCCCCCATTTCACGGGTCCTGTGGTCGGTAGGAGGCGTGACCTGTCGGGGCTGTGTATTCACTGCTGTGACGGGGATCTGTGTAACGCTGATTGTTCTACAGCATCCAACGCCACCGTCAACAACGTCAACAAACCAGCTACTAGTATGCCAGATCACGTTGCCTTCCACGCTGTCGCCTACAGTCCTACAAATAACGCTGTGGTTATTTTTGACCACGTGATTACAAACGTCGGCGGGGGATACGACAACACCACAGGGGTGTTCACTGTACCCACCCCCGGACTGTATGTATTTTCCTGGACCATAGAGACGTACGGCCAAAGAACGGAAGCTGTGCTTCTTGTGAATGGTGTACAACAAGCATTGTCAAGGGCCGACCAAGCGTCCTCATATTACGACACTACCACCTCCTTTGCAGTCCAAAACCTGACACTGAACGACAAAGTAAAAGTCAAGGTCATTCTTGGACGCTCAGAACCAAGGCATACAATCTTTTCCGGCTGGAAGATCAATAACACCg ATGATACGGCGTTTTCTGCGTCCCTGTCACGAGAAGTTACGGGCAGTACCATAATCTTTAACAACGAAACCTTAGACACAGACAGCGCATACTCCACCTCCACTGGAAGATTCGTGGCGCCTCGTTCTGGTCTTTACGTTTTCATGATGTCGGCTGTTATATATGGAAATCATGAATATACCTGCGATTTCTCCTTTAGCAATGGTAACGATCAACCAGAGATATGGGTGGACTCAGCTAGTGGACTATATGACAGCGCCAGCTACATGACTTTCGGCTGGTTGAATAGCGGCGATTACGTGTATACACATGCAAGCAGAATGACAACCTCCTCTGTGTTTGCTGGATGGCAGCTGGTGGATGATGCAAATGGTTTGTAG
- the LOC105336711 gene encoding tyrosine-protein phosphatase non-receptor type 9 isoform X1: MDNSVLTEEERKKVSAFQDKVNKQRRKDGQDSLPWNMAVKFLMARKFDCQRALELYLNHEETRHREDLTVIQASDELLKRELYTEKFTILSGRDKNGAAIALFTARIHQPSLTSHQLVLKALVYQLDAALESTETQRNGLVFIYDMTESKYSNFDYELSKKILNMLKGGYPARLKKVLIVTAPLWFKAPFKILRLFVKEKLRDRVYTINLSQLTQHIPQDALPEQLGGKFITNHKAWLQLCSRVALKEDPDMNTYFVSCKRPSTGDEQGSSCRSMSSDLSENMLHSDIDSEESKETVNEKQNNEDLEKEDSSDEKEVIVEKDDSLNLVPSKRRIDSVGNKDSVKRAAQETNSENNIDVDSVDAPRKKRPTSSTSSMSNNAVEDSLHMPEEDGMDLDQLVEYTRSMRRRGLMEEYASIKMEPPAGTFTVSKAKHNLPKNRYSDVLCLDHSRVKLSTQSNDPSSDYINANYVDGYMQKNAYISTQGPLPRTFGDFWRMVWEEQVMVIVMTTKAVERGRAKCGQYWPPEEDGEEQHENFLVINTRMEVYQDYSITWLFLLNTKSNESRQIYHLQFTSWPDYGTPSSAAAFLEFLFKVRACQEEAVSSLGSEWQGHALGPPIVVHCSAGIGRTGTFITTDISLRRLEHIQTVNIRETVRRIRSQRAFSIQMPDQYVFCHFAIIEHGMQEGVVGDVDWTGFDDSDSDMSD, from the exons ATGGATAATTCTGTCTTGACTGAAGAAGAAAGAAAG AAAGTAAGTGCCTTTCAAGACAAAGTGAATAAGCAGCGGAGAAAGGATGGACAAGATTCTCTGCCATGGAATATGGCAGTCAAGTTTCTCATGGCCCGCAAGTTTGACTGCCAGAGAGCCTTAGAGCTGTATCTTAATCATGAG GAGACGAGGCACCGGGAAGATTTGACTGTGATCCAGGCCTCTGATGAATTACTAAAAAGGGAACTTTATACAGAAAAGTTTACAATCTTG AGTGGTAGAGATAAGAACGGTGCCGCCATTGCCTTGTTCACAGCTAGAATACATCAGCCCAGTCTGACATCCCATCAACTGGTACTAAAGGCCCTGGTGTATCAGCTAGATGCAGCATTAGAGAG CACTGAAACTCAAAGAAATGGCTTGGTATTTATATACGACATGACAGAGTCCAAATATTCCAATTTTGACTATGAACTGAGTAAAAAAATCCTTAACATGTTAAAG GGTGGCTACCCAGCTCGACTAAAGAAAGTCCTCATAGTGACGGCTCCACTATGGTTCAAAGCACCTTTTAAGATTCTGCGCCtctttgtaaaagaaaaacttAGAGACAgg GTGTATACAATAAACTTGTCCCAGCTTACACAACATATACCTCAAGATGCACTTCCAGAACAGTTAGGCGGCAAATTCATAACCAACCACAAGGCATGGCTGCAGCTGTGTTCCCGTGTGGCCCTCAAAGAAGACCCCGATATGAACACTTACTTTGTGTCTTGTAAGCGGCCTAGCACAGGGGATGAGCAGGGATCCTCTTGTCGCAGCATGTCAAGTGATCTGTCAGAAAACATGCTACATAGTGACATTGATTCTGAGGAATCCAAGGAAACGGTCAATGAAAAGCAAAACAATGAAGATCTAGAAAAGGAGGACTCTAGTGATGAAAAGGAGGTGATTGTTGAAAAAGATGACTCCTTAAATTTGGTTCCTTCAAAGCGAAGAATAGATTCTGTGGGTAATAAAGACTCTGTAAAAAGAGCGGCACAGGAGACAAACAGTGAGAACAATATTGATGTAGACTCAGTCGACGCCCCTCGAAAAAAGCGACCCACCTCCTCCACCTCCTCGATGTCAAATAATGCGGTAGAGGACAGTTTACACATGCCAGAGGAGGATGGCATGGACCTAGACCAGCTGGTAGAATACACACGCAGCATGAGGAGGCGAGGCCTCATGGAGGAATACGCTAGTATTAAGATGGAACCCCCTGCTGGAACTTTCACTGTATCTAA ggCAAAGCACAATCTTCCCAAAAACCGCTACTCTGATGTTTTGTGTTTAGACCACTCTAGAGTCAAACTAAGTACACAGAGTAACGACCCCAGTTCAGATTACATCAATGCTAACTACGTGGATGGCTACATGCAAAAAAATGCATACATATCAACGCAAg GCCCATTACCAAGGACATTTGGAGATTTCTGGAGAATGGTTTGGGAGGAACAAGTTATGGTCATTGTTATGACCACAAA GGCAGTGGAGAGGGGTCGTGCTAAGTGTGGCCAGTACTGGCCTCCAGAGGAGGATGGGGAAGAACAGCATGAAAACTTCCTGGTCATCAACACACGTATGGAGGTGTATCAGGACTACAGCATTACCTGGCTTTTCCTACTGAATACCAAG AGCAATGAGTCTCGACAGATTTACCACCTACAGTTTACTTCCTGGCCAGATTATGGGACGCCCAGTTCTGCCGCAGCCTTTCTAGAATTCTTGTTCAAAGTCCGAGCTTGCCAGGAAGAGGCTGTCAGTTCCCTGGGGTCAGAGTGGCAAGGCCACGCCCTGGGTCCCCCCATAGTTGTGCACTGCAGCGCTGGAATTGGGAGGACAG GGACATTTATAACTACTGACATCAGTCTTCGAAGATTGGAACACATACAGACTGTTAACATTAGAGAAACAGTGCGTCGCATCCGATCACAACGAGCCTTTAGTATACAAATGCCCGATCAGTATGTGTTCTGTCACTTTGCCATCATTGAGCACGGCATGCAGGAAGGGGTGGTTGGCGATGTGGACTGGACTGGGTTTGATGACAGTGATAGTGATATGAGTGATTGA